The stretch of DNA CGTCAGGGAGCGTGCGCGGCGTGGGCGGCGGGAAGGGCCGGTGGGAAGTGCCATGGGGGAATCCTTTAGATGTTGAAAGCCGGCTCGAGCACTTTGGAGAAGAAGCTCCGGGTGCGCGGTTCCTGCGGGTTGGTGAAAATCTGTTCGGGGGTGCCCTGTTCCACGATCTGCCCCTGGTCCATAAACACCACGGTGTCCGCCACGTCGCGGGCGAAGCCCATCTCGTGGGTGACGATGATCAGCGTGGTGCCGGATTTCGCGAGTTCGCGGATGACGTCCAGCACTTCGTTGACCAGCTCCGGGTCCAGGGCCGAGGTGGGCTCGTCGAACAGCAGGATCTTGGGGTCCAGTGCCAGTGCGCGGGCGATGGCCACGCGCTGCTGCTGGCCGCCGGAGAGCTGGCGCGGGTACGCGTCCGCGCGGTCCTTGAGGCCCACCCGGTCCAGCAGCTCGAGGCCGCGGCGCCGGGCCTCCTCCTTGGAGCGGCCCTGCGCGACGACGGGGGCTTCGACCACGTTCTCGAGTGCGGTGAGGTGCGGGAACAGGTTGAAGCTCTGGAACACCATGCCGATTTCGGTGCGTTGCTTGAGGATGTCCTTTTCGCGCAGCTCGTGGAGCCGCTGGCCGCGGACTTCGTAGCCCACCAGCCTGCCGTCAATGGAGATGTAGCCGCCGTCCACCTTTTCCAGGTGGTTGATGGTGCGCAGCAGGGTGGACTTGCCCGAGCCGGACGGACCCACAATGACGGCCACGCCGCCAGGTTCCACCGTGAGGCTGACGCCCTTGAGGACCTCTGTGGCGCCGAAGGACTTGTGGACCTTGGTGATTTCGACCAGGCCGCGGGTGGCGGGGGCCGGTGTGGCGGCAGTTGCTTGGGCAGTAGGGGTTGCGGTGCTCATCGGGCGTTCCTTGCGTTGTTGACCACGGCGTGGGTGGCGAAGAATTTGCGGGCCTTCTGAAGGGGCGTCAGCGGCAGGTTACGCACCGCGCCCTTGGAGTAGTGCCGTTCGATGTAGTACTGGAAGACGCTGAGGACCGAGGTGATCACCACGTACCAGAGGGTGGCCACCAGCAGCAGCGGCAGGACCTGCTGCGTGCGGTTGTAGATGACCTGCACCGTGTAGAACAGCTCGGAGTAGGCCAGCACGTACACGATGGACGTGCCCTTCACGAGGCCGATGATCTCGTTGAACGCGGTGGGCAGGATGGCCCGCATGGCCTGCGGCAGGACGATCCGGGTGGACCTGCGCCAGGCCGGGATGCCCAGTGCGGCCGCGGCTTCCAGCTGGCCCTGGTCCACTGACAGGATGCCGCCGCGGATGATTTCGGCGGAGTAGGCGGCCTGGTTCAGGGTCAGGCCCAGCACTGCGGCCGCAAATTGGCTGATCAGCGTGGTGGTCTGCACCTCGAAGAACCGGACGTCGGTGAACGGGATGCCCAGCGAGATCTTTTCGTACAGGTAGCCCAGGTTGTACCAAAGCAGCATCTGGACCAGCAGCGGGGTGGACCGGAAGATCCAGGAGAAGGTCCAGGACACCGAGACCAGCAGCGGCGATGCGGACAGCCGCATCAGCGCCAGGATGAACCCCAGAACGAAGCCCAGGATGCCTGAGATCGCGGTCAGCTTCAGGGTCTCAAGCAACCCGTTGATGACGGACTGCGCCGTGAACCACTGCGCCACCACGCCCCACTCCCAGCGGGGGTTGGTGGCAAGGGACCAGGCGACTGCCAGGAGCCCGAGGGCCACAAATGCTGTACCCACCCAGCGCCAGGGATGCTTCGCGGCCACCACACGGTAGGCGGAGTAATCGGTGGCCACCCGGGCGCTCCGGTTTTCCGGCGGGAACCCGCCGGTACCCGAAACATCCGTCCCCGGGGTAACGGTCTCTGCAGTTGCGGCGTCTGTTGTAACGCCGCCGGCATCCGGCCGGCCAGCAACGGCGTCCGGTGCCGCACCGGCAGCTGACTGTGCTGACGTTGTTGACTGCGCCGCCGTAGTTGCTGCTGAACTCATGCGCCACCTCGCTTCTCTGGTTTGGGCCGGGACTGTTTGACCCGGTTGCTGGCTGCAAATCTAGGACCGGCCGGAATGGGGCAGCAAGGCGGCAAGTTGCATAACTTCACCGGAGTTCGCACAGCGTCATGAGTCGGTTTTTTGCGTCCCTTGACGGGATGTGACGCGGAGTTAACGGCCGTGACCAGGCGCTCGACCGCCGTCGGAATCGCTGCCTAGCATGGGCACTCCAGCCACCCCCAACCGCCGCTACCAGGAGCACCCATGCCAGCGAACATCCCGGCCGTCGTCTTCGTCGGCGGCGGACCCCGCACGGCCGGAGTGCTGGAGCGGCTCGCCGCGAACCGTCCGGAGCTCTTCAGCGGCCCGCTGGAGATCCACGTCGTGGAGCCGCACGTTCCGGGCTCGGGCCGCATCTGGCGCTATGACCAGCACCCTGGCCTCCTGCTCAATTCCATGGCAGCGGACATCACCATGTACACCGATGCTTCTGTGGCCTGCGAGGGCCCGGCCAGCCAGGGACCGAACCTGGCCGAATGGGCCGCGGGCGTGGTGGACGGGTCCATCACGGATGTTCCGGACTTTCCCAGCGCCCTGCGCGAACAGCTCCGCTCGCTCACCGGCGCCACGTTCCCTACCCGCCAGCTGCAAAGCCAGTACCTGGAGTGGTTCTTCCGGCGGGCAGCACGGTCCCTGGGGCGAGACGTTACGGTCCACCGGACCACGGCGGTGGGTGTCAGGCAGGTCCGCGAGCCCGAAGCTGAAACCGCCGCCAGTCCCTCCGCCTACCTTGTGGAGCTGGCCAACGGCCGGACCCTGCGGGCCGACGTCGTCGTCACTGCCCTGGGCCACACCGACTCCCGTCCGGGCGCCGCCTCGGACGCCTGGACCGACTTCGCCGGGCGGCACGACGGCTACCACGCGGCACCCAGCTACACCACCGACGTCGACTACTCACCCATCGCGCCCGGCCAGGACGTCATTGTCGCCGGCATGGGCCTGGCCTTCGTTGACCTGCTGGTCCTC from Pseudarthrobacter siccitolerans encodes:
- a CDS encoding amino acid ABC transporter ATP-binding protein produces the protein MSTATPTAQATAATPAPATRGLVEITKVHKSFGATEVLKGVSLTVEPGGVAVIVGPSGSGKSTLLRTINHLEKVDGGYISIDGRLVGYEVRGQRLHELREKDILKQRTEIGMVFQSFNLFPHLTALENVVEAPVVAQGRSKEEARRRGLELLDRVGLKDRADAYPRQLSGGQQQRVAIARALALDPKILLFDEPTSALDPELVNEVLDVIRELAKSGTTLIIVTHEMGFARDVADTVVFMDQGQIVEQGTPEQIFTNPQEPRTRSFFSKVLEPAFNI
- a CDS encoding amino acid ABC transporter permease, whose amino-acid sequence is MSSAATTAAQSTTSAQSAAGAAPDAVAGRPDAGGVTTDAATAETVTPGTDVSGTGGFPPENRSARVATDYSAYRVVAAKHPWRWVGTAFVALGLLAVAWSLATNPRWEWGVVAQWFTAQSVINGLLETLKLTAISGILGFVLGFILALMRLSASPLLVSVSWTFSWIFRSTPLLVQMLLWYNLGYLYEKISLGIPFTDVRFFEVQTTTLISQFAAAVLGLTLNQAAYSAEIIRGGILSVDQGQLEAAAALGIPAWRRSTRIVLPQAMRAILPTAFNEIIGLVKGTSIVYVLAYSELFYTVQVIYNRTQQVLPLLLVATLWYVVITSVLSVFQYYIERHYSKGAVRNLPLTPLQKARKFFATHAVVNNARNAR